One part of the Acidimicrobiales bacterium genome encodes these proteins:
- the proB gene encoding glutamate 5-kinase, with the protein MAVVVAKIGTSSITSASGQIDASAIAKVCGELADLRADGHQVVVVTSGAIAAGLPALGMDRAEARDVNTLQAVSAVGQTRLMRVWEDTLATLGIVGGQVLIAPLDFMVRQQYLHARMTLVRLLALGVVPVVNENDVIADDEIRFGDNDRIAALVAHLVSADVLVLLTDTPGLYTADPRLDDQASLIEEILEVDARLEAVAGGRGTARGSGGMASKLAAAKIAAWSGVRAVIAGADRPGVLADAVAGTPGVGTVVRARAKRLPARKLWIAFAVGSSGTVLVDDGARRALTERSVSLLAAGVCEVRGRFAADEAVEVAGPDGEVFAKGLVRIDSVTLTTLLGRRTADLPEGVPHEVIHRDDLVVLPG; encoded by the coding sequence ATGGCCGTCGTCGTCGCCAAGATCGGCACCTCCTCGATCACCAGCGCCTCGGGTCAGATCGACGCCTCGGCCATCGCCAAGGTGTGCGGCGAGCTCGCCGACCTACGGGCCGACGGCCACCAGGTGGTCGTGGTCACGAGCGGCGCCATCGCCGCCGGGTTGCCCGCGCTCGGCATGGACCGGGCCGAAGCCCGTGACGTGAACACGCTCCAGGCCGTCTCGGCGGTGGGCCAGACCCGGCTCATGCGGGTCTGGGAGGACACCTTGGCCACCCTCGGGATCGTCGGTGGCCAGGTCCTCATCGCTCCTCTCGACTTCATGGTCCGCCAGCAGTACCTCCACGCCCGGATGACCCTGGTCCGCCTGCTGGCGCTGGGGGTGGTGCCGGTGGTGAACGAGAACGACGTGATCGCCGACGACGAGATCCGCTTCGGCGACAACGATCGCATCGCCGCCCTCGTCGCGCACCTCGTGTCCGCCGACGTGCTCGTGCTGCTCACCGACACCCCGGGCCTCTACACCGCCGACCCCCGACTCGACGACCAGGCCAGCCTCATCGAGGAGATCCTCGAGGTCGACGCCCGGCTCGAGGCCGTCGCCGGCGGCCGCGGCACGGCACGGGGCAGCGGGGGCATGGCCTCGAAGCTGGCGGCGGCCAAGATCGCCGCCTGGTCCGGTGTCCGGGCGGTGATCGCCGGCGCCGACCGCCCTGGTGTGCTCGCCGACGCCGTCGCCGGCACCCCCGGGGTCGGCACGGTGGTGCGGGCGAGGGCCAAGCGTCTGCCCGCCCGCAAGCTCTGGATCGCCTTCGCCGTCGGCTCGTCGGGCACGGTGCTGGTCGATGACGGCGCCCGGCGTGCCCTCACGGAGCGCAGCGTCTCGCTGCTCGCCGCGGGGGTGTGCGAGGTGCGCGGGCGCTTCGCCGCCGACGAGGCGGTGGAGGTGGCCGGTCCCGACGGCGAGGTGTTCGCCAAGGGCCTGGTCCGGATCGACTCGGTGACGCTGACGACGCTGCTGGGGAGGCGCACCGCCGACCTGCCCGAAGGCGTGCCCCACGAGGTGATCCACCGCGACGACCTCGTCGTCCTGCCCGGTTAG
- the obgE gene encoding GTPase ObgE — MSEFVDESGLHVKGGDGGAGAASFRREAHVARGGPDGGDGGDGGDVWLVADRNVASLLGFRDHPHRGADDGAHGTSKKAHGRGGADLEVPVPVGTVVLDRDGTVLADLVGEGDRWLAAPGGQGGKGNARFLSNRRRAPSFAEQGESGVERWLKLQLKLMADVALVGVPNAGKSTLISVISAAKPKIADYPFTTLVPNLGVVRHGDTEMVVADIPGLIEGASEGKGLGHQFLRHIERARALVVLVDLAPVDGLAPEDQERILLNELGRYQPDLLERPRLTVGSKADVATEDWDGMRISAATNEGVRDLVGRMAELVATARAEQPERTAYAVHRPGAESFRIERADDGAYVVIGRQAERAVALNDLTNADALALVHDRLRRLGIDRALARAGASEGDEVRIGRLTFEFES, encoded by the coding sequence GTGTCCGAGTTCGTCGACGAGAGCGGTCTCCACGTCAAGGGAGGCGACGGTGGCGCGGGTGCGGCGTCGTTCCGGCGCGAAGCCCACGTGGCCCGTGGGGGCCCCGACGGCGGTGACGGCGGTGACGGCGGCGACGTGTGGCTGGTCGCCGACCGCAACGTGGCCTCGCTCCTCGGGTTCCGTGACCACCCTCACCGTGGCGCCGACGACGGAGCACACGGCACCTCCAAGAAGGCCCATGGCCGCGGTGGTGCCGACCTCGAGGTGCCGGTGCCCGTCGGCACGGTGGTCCTCGACCGCGACGGCACCGTGCTCGCCGACCTCGTCGGCGAGGGCGACCGCTGGCTGGCGGCGCCCGGTGGCCAGGGCGGCAAGGGCAACGCCCGGTTCCTCTCCAACCGCCGTCGGGCCCCGTCCTTCGCCGAGCAGGGCGAGTCCGGTGTCGAGCGGTGGCTCAAGCTGCAGCTCAAGCTCATGGCCGACGTGGCGCTGGTGGGGGTCCCCAACGCCGGGAAGAGCACGCTCATCTCCGTGATCTCCGCGGCCAAGCCAAAGATCGCCGACTACCCCTTCACCACGCTGGTCCCCAACCTCGGTGTGGTGCGACACGGCGACACCGAGATGGTGGTGGCCGACATCCCCGGCCTGATCGAGGGCGCCAGCGAGGGCAAGGGGCTCGGTCACCAGTTCCTCCGCCACATCGAGCGGGCCCGAGCCCTGGTGGTCCTGGTCGACCTGGCCCCGGTCGACGGCCTCGCCCCCGAGGACCAGGAGCGGATCCTCCTCAACGAGCTCGGCCGCTACCAGCCCGACCTCCTCGAGCGGCCCCGCCTCACGGTCGGCTCCAAGGCCGATGTCGCCACCGAGGATTGGGACGGCATGCGCATCTCCGCCGCCACCAACGAGGGCGTCCGCGACCTCGTGGGGCGCATGGCTGAGCTGGTGGCGACCGCCCGGGCCGAGCAGCCGGAGCGGACCGCCTACGCGGTGCACCGTCCCGGCGCCGAGAGCTTCCGGATCGAGCGGGCCGACGACGGCGCCTACGTGGTGATCGGTCGCCAGGCCGAGCGGGCGGTCGCGCTCAACGACCTCACCAACGCCGACGCCCTCGCCCTGGTCCACGACCGGCTCCGCCGCCTCGGCATCGACCGCGCCCTCGCCCGGGCCGGCGCCTCCGAGGGCGACGAGGTGCGCATCGGCCGCCTCACCTTCGAGTTCGAGTCCTGA
- a CDS encoding HD domain-containing protein, producing the protein MRDLDPLTTATVAHWPAPVSAGRATVVERPARESAEDAAMAPGATRAEGAGYRATPEEPDRFRTCFQRDLDRIQHSRPFRRLAGKCQVFIAPDDDHLRTRLTHAIEVTQVAASIARGANLNVALTTAAAMGHDCGHGPAGHASEGALSPFLPGGYHHAVYGADVVLTPLNLCAETLDAVRNHSWNRPAPATPEGEVVAWADRIAYVCHDFEDALDAGIVTPADLPAEVTEVVGTGRSQQLGSFVAAMLDTIAATGTVALRAEESQALEAFRAFNFERIYLRPEAREQADRVIALLRSLTEWFVANPRSIGIDGAISAPGTEEAVAAAVRYVSGMTDRFALALAVEHLGWDPAALPRGV; encoded by the coding sequence GTGCGCGACCTCGACCCCCTCACCACGGCCACCGTCGCGCACTGGCCGGCGCCCGTCTCGGCCGGCCGCGCCACGGTGGTCGAGCGACCAGCCCGCGAATCGGCGGAGGACGCTGCCATGGCACCGGGCGCCACCCGGGCCGAGGGCGCCGGCTACCGGGCCACACCCGAAGAGCCCGACCGGTTCCGCACCTGCTTCCAGCGCGACCTCGACCGCATCCAGCACAGCCGACCCTTCCGGCGGCTCGCCGGCAAGTGCCAGGTCTTCATCGCCCCGGACGACGACCACCTCCGCACCCGGCTGACCCATGCCATCGAGGTGACGCAGGTGGCGGCGTCGATCGCGCGAGGCGCCAACCTCAACGTGGCGCTCACCACCGCGGCCGCCATGGGCCACGACTGCGGCCACGGCCCGGCCGGGCACGCCAGCGAGGGCGCCCTGTCGCCCTTCCTGCCCGGCGGGTACCACCACGCCGTCTACGGCGCCGACGTGGTCCTGACGCCCCTCAACCTCTGTGCCGAGACCCTCGACGCCGTTCGCAACCACAGCTGGAACCGCCCCGCGCCGGCCACCCCCGAGGGGGAGGTCGTGGCCTGGGCCGACCGCATCGCCTACGTCTGCCACGACTTCGAGGACGCCCTCGACGCCGGCATCGTCACCCCGGCCGACCTGCCCGCCGAGGTGACCGAGGTGGTCGGGACCGGGCGGTCGCAGCAGCTCGGGTCGTTCGTGGCCGCCATGCTCGACACCATCGCGGCCACCGGCACCGTCGCCCTGCGAGCGGAGGAGTCACAGGCGCTCGAGGCGTTCCGGGCCTTCAACTTCGAGCGGATCTACCTGCGGCCCGAGGCCCGCGAGCAGGCCGACCGGGTGATCGCCCTGCTGCGGTCGCTCACCGAGTGGTTCGTGGCCAACCCGCGGTCCATCGGCATCGACGGGGCGATCTCGGCGCCCGGGACCGAGGAGGCGGTGGCGGCGGCGGTCCGCTACGTCAGCGGCATGACCGACCGCTTCGCCCTCGCCCTGGCAGTCGAGCACCTCGGCTGGGACCCCGCCGCCCTGCCGAGAGGCGTCTAG
- the rpmA gene encoding 50S ribosomal protein L27: MSKTKGGGSTRNGRDSNAQRLGVKAYDGHQVTAGSIIIRQRGTRVHPGDNVGKGSDDTLYATADGFVKFADRKGRKHVDVLPQRAHGA; this comes from the coding sequence ATGTCCAAGACCAAGGGCGGCGGTTCCACCAGGAACGGCCGCGACTCCAACGCCCAGCGCCTCGGCGTCAAGGCCTACGATGGCCACCAGGTCACCGCCGGGTCGATCATCATCCGCCAGCGAGGCACCCGGGTCCACCCCGGCGACAACGTCGGCAAGGGCAGCGACGACACCCTCTACGCCACGGCCGACGGCTTCGTGAAGTTCGCCGACCGCAAGGGCCGCAAGCACGTCGACGTCCTCCCTCAACGGGCTCACGGGGCCTGA
- the rplU gene encoding 50S ribosomal protein L21 yields MYAVIKSGGKQSRVAEGQQVQVERLTGDVGSELSFTPILLVDGDTVVSARSDLSAASVTAKVVGDVKGPKIRGFTYKNKSNQRRRWGHRQGYTTIEITGISKGS; encoded by the coding sequence ATGTACGCAGTCATCAAGAGCGGCGGCAAGCAGTCGCGGGTGGCCGAGGGCCAGCAGGTCCAGGTCGAGCGCCTCACCGGCGACGTCGGGTCCGAGCTCTCCTTCACCCCCATCCTGCTCGTCGACGGCGACACCGTGGTGTCGGCCCGATCCGACCTGTCCGCCGCCTCCGTGACCGCAAAGGTCGTGGGCGACGTCAAGGGTCCGAAGATCCGGGGCTTCACCTACAAGAACAAGTCCAACCAGCGCCGCCGGTGGGGACACCGCCAGGGCTACACGACCATCGAGATCACCGGCATCTCGAAGGGGAGCTGA
- a CDS encoding helix-turn-helix transcriptional regulator: protein MATTAPSLLLRARRAGGLSQRELAGRAGVTQPVIAAYERGRRQPSLPTLRRLVRAAGYDLDIGLRPLPPRPDPERAGRHLVMALELAEHLPRRRRTKEVAFPRFPGPAR from the coding sequence ATGGCGACGACGGCACCCTCGCTGCTCCTCCGAGCCCGCCGGGCGGGCGGGCTCTCGCAGCGCGAGCTGGCGGGGCGGGCGGGGGTCACCCAGCCGGTGATCGCCGCCTACGAGCGGGGACGACGCCAGCCCAGCCTCCCCACCCTGCGGCGGCTCGTCCGGGCGGCCGGCTACGACCTCGACATCGGGCTGCGCCCACTCCCCCCTCGCCCCGACCCCGAGCGGGCAGGCCGACACCTGGTGATGGCCCTGGAGCTGGCTGAGCACCTCCCCCGGCGGCGGCGCACCAAAGAGGTCGCCTTCCCGCGGTTCCCGGGTCCGGCCAGATGA
- a CDS encoding Rne/Rng family ribonuclease, which yields MADFHAPDPTPDLAAPTPDGATSSSPDQSRESENRTETEDAKGAAPSSDADRMPDDLPDRIRENTPSAEAAERALVRRKPRIGDTMPAPPPPPPPPAPSGDQKRPDGADGRGDGDGGGGQRRRRRRGGRGRGGGGRGGGGEPRGRQQGGRGRGEGRRERPVEAVLDGDPVEVDDEVLERRKGRERKGRPVGRYLMAVHAQPEATQIAVLEGRALIEHYVSRPQDDTTQIHGNIYLGRVQNVLPGMEAAFVDIGTPKNAVLYRGDLQFDPEDVEEGGKARIEHILKARQSIICQVTKNPIGAKGARLTQEVSLPGRFVVLIPSSATYGISKRLADDERKRLRSILDKVKPADHGLIVRTAAEGATREELERDVARLLGQWEQIDALAKRSQAPALLYCEPDMAVRVIREEFNSSYRSVVIDDPKLYEEVRDYVASITPELADRVELHDPESSPLPLFEHHRVHEQLHKALDRKVWLPSGGSLIIERTEALTVIDVNTGKNVGKSSLEETVYRNNLEAAEEVARQLRLRDIGGIIVIDFIDMEIKKNREDVIRVFREALARDKTRTQVFDISELGLVEMTRKRIGEGLIESMSAGCPSCDGRGLVFETGLLGDD from the coding sequence ATGGCCGACTTCCACGCCCCGGACCCGACCCCGGACCTGGCAGCACCCACCCCGGATGGGGCGACCTCGTCGTCGCCGGACCAGAGCCGCGAGTCCGAGAACCGGACTGAGACCGAGGACGCCAAGGGGGCGGCGCCTAGCAGCGACGCCGACCGCATGCCCGACGACCTGCCCGACCGGATCCGCGAGAACACCCCGTCGGCCGAGGCGGCCGAGCGAGCACTGGTGCGGCGCAAGCCGCGCATCGGCGACACCATGCCTGCACCGCCCCCGCCCCCGCCGCCGCCCGCTCCCTCGGGCGACCAGAAGCGGCCCGACGGGGCCGACGGGCGGGGTGATGGTGACGGTGGCGGTGGGCAGCGCCGGCGACGCCGTCGCGGCGGCCGCGGCCGTGGTGGCGGCGGCCGTGGTGGCGGCGGTGAGCCCCGTGGGCGCCAGCAAGGCGGCCGCGGCCGAGGCGAGGGCCGGCGCGAGCGGCCGGTGGAGGCGGTGCTCGACGGGGATCCGGTCGAGGTCGACGACGAGGTCCTCGAGCGACGCAAGGGCCGCGAACGCAAGGGCCGACCGGTCGGTCGCTACCTCATGGCCGTGCACGCGCAGCCCGAAGCCACCCAGATCGCGGTGCTCGAGGGCCGTGCCCTGATCGAGCACTACGTGTCCCGGCCCCAGGACGACACCACACAGATCCACGGGAACATCTACCTCGGGCGCGTCCAGAACGTCCTGCCGGGCATGGAGGCGGCGTTCGTCGACATCGGCACCCCGAAGAACGCCGTGCTCTACCGCGGCGACCTCCAGTTCGACCCCGAGGACGTCGAGGAGGGGGGCAAGGCCCGCATCGAGCACATCCTCAAGGCCCGGCAGTCGATCATCTGCCAGGTGACCAAGAACCCGATCGGGGCGAAGGGGGCCCGCCTCACCCAGGAGGTCTCCTTGCCGGGTCGCTTCGTGGTCCTGATCCCGAGCTCGGCGACCTACGGGATCTCCAAACGTCTCGCCGACGACGAGCGCAAGCGGCTCCGGAGCATCCTCGACAAGGTCAAGCCCGCCGACCACGGCCTGATCGTTCGCACCGCCGCCGAGGGCGCGACCCGCGAGGAGCTCGAGCGCGACGTGGCCCGCCTCCTCGGCCAGTGGGAGCAGATCGACGCGCTGGCCAAGCGGTCACAGGCGCCTGCCCTGCTCTACTGCGAGCCCGACATGGCCGTGCGGGTGATCCGGGAGGAGTTCAACAGCTCATACCGGAGCGTGGTGATCGACGACCCCAAGCTCTACGAGGAGGTGCGCGACTACGTCGCCTCCATCACTCCGGAGCTGGCCGACAGGGTCGAGCTCCACGACCCCGAGTCGTCGCCGTTGCCGCTCTTCGAGCACCACCGGGTGCACGAGCAGCTCCACAAGGCCCTCGACCGGAAGGTGTGGCTGCCCTCGGGCGGGTCGCTGATCATCGAGCGGACCGAGGCGCTCACCGTGATCGACGTCAACACCGGCAAGAACGTCGGCAAGTCGAGCCTCGAGGAGACCGTCTACCGCAACAACCTGGAGGCGGCCGAAGAGGTCGCCCGACAGCTGCGCCTGCGCGACATCGGCGGCATCATCGTCATCGACTTCATCGACATGGAGATCAAGAAGAACCGGGAGGACGTGATCCGCGTCTTCCGCGAGGCGCTCGCCCGGGACAAGACCCGCACCCAGGTCTTCGACATCTCCGAGCTCGGCCTGGTCGAGATGACTCGCAAGCGCATCGGCGAGGGCCTCATCGAGTCGATGTCGGCCGGCTGCCCCTCCTGCGACGGCCGGGGCCTCGTCTTCGAGACCGGCCTCCTCGGCGACGACTGA
- a CDS encoding TIGR03936 family radical SAM-associated protein, whose protein sequence is MTRVRLRFVKLGKVRFTSHRDVARMWERALRRARLPVARSAGFTPRPKVAFGLALSTGHESVAEFLDVTLVDGEAVDVAGLPRRLSPELPVGIDVTGATTVAPGVTSLQEEVASCDWRIAVRGLATSRAHELVEAALAADELVITRTRKGREVTDDLRPAVLALTVAGATPQGAELRAELAVHPRSVRPAELLRALSPDGGLVEGPVLRTAQWIWRDGAREEPLCAAPDATDRPQAEALAASRRDLHHGRLPRPGPDPGPGSTHPGWGDLVVAGPEPRVREPD, encoded by the coding sequence GTGACCCGCGTCCGCCTCCGCTTCGTCAAGCTCGGCAAGGTCCGGTTCACGAGCCACCGCGATGTTGCCCGCATGTGGGAGCGCGCCCTGCGCCGAGCCCGCCTGCCCGTGGCCCGCAGCGCCGGCTTCACCCCCCGTCCCAAGGTGGCGTTCGGCCTCGCCCTCTCCACCGGCCACGAGTCGGTGGCGGAGTTCCTCGACGTGACCCTCGTCGACGGCGAGGCCGTCGACGTGGCCGGCTTGCCCCGACGTCTGTCCCCCGAGCTGCCCGTCGGCATCGACGTCACCGGAGCGACGACGGTGGCCCCGGGCGTCACCTCGCTCCAGGAGGAGGTCGCGTCCTGCGACTGGCGGATCGCCGTGCGCGGCCTCGCCACCAGCCGCGCCCACGAGCTCGTCGAGGCCGCCCTCGCGGCCGACGAGCTGGTCATCACCCGCACCCGCAAGGGACGTGAGGTCACCGACGACCTCCGCCCAGCCGTCCTTGCCCTCACCGTGGCCGGGGCGACCCCCCAGGGCGCCGAGCTCCGAGCCGAGCTCGCCGTCCACCCTCGCAGTGTCCGACCCGCCGAGCTCCTCCGCGCTCTGTCCCCGGACGGGGGGCTCGTCGAGGGGCCGGTGCTGCGGACAGCCCAATGGATCTGGCGCGACGGCGCTCGGGAGGAACCGCTGTGCGCGGCTCCCGACGCGACGGACCGCCCGCAGGCAGAGGCGCTTGCCGCCTCGAGAAGGGACCTCCACCATGGCCGACTTCCACGCCCCGGACCCGACCCCGGACCTGGCAGCACCCACCCCGGATGGGGCGACCTCGTCGTCGCCGGACCAGAGCCGCGAGTCCGAGAACCGGACTGA
- a CDS encoding TIGR03960 family B12-binding radical SAM protein yields MTVWPQLEPLLAQVQKPARYIGCEDGARRPEHTPGTVAWLLGYPDTYEVGLPNQGLQILYEILNERDDAVAERTYAPWVDLEALMRRDGVPLFSVDTHRPAADFDLLAFNLAAELTYTNLLNMVDLAGVAVRAADRTAADPLVVIGGHCSYNPEPLADFVDAVALGDGEELVGEITEVVAAWKANGRGSRDEVLRALAGVPGVYVPSLYDVAFEGGRLASVAPRAPEAPERVEKRTIADLADWPYPKTQLVPLTEVVHDRLNVEVFRGCTRGCRFCQAGMITRPVRERPAEQVRSMIDAGLRRTGYDQVALTSLSTADFSGIEQVVADTVDDPGACGQVSVSLPSLRVDAFTVGIAAQIQKAKRTGLTFAPEAGTWRMRQVINKLIVEDDLYEAVDAAFSQGWRRIKLYFLVGLPTETDEDTLGIADLARRCVEIGRRHTGSASVTVSVGGFVPKAFTPFQWFGQNTTVELQRKIDLLRKATSGDRGVKVRWHDAEATLVEGIMSRGDRRLGPVIEQVWREGGIFQEWSEHFDLARWTGAMADHGLSVDDHVHRHRTEDEVLPWDHLSAGLHKDFLWQDWRDALDEVGLEDCRWTPCYDCGACTGYSIEHVVASAVPPAGGSQGTAQGVAGVAVAIGRRSS; encoded by the coding sequence ATGACGGTCTGGCCCCAGCTCGAGCCCCTGCTGGCCCAGGTGCAGAAGCCGGCCCGCTACATCGGGTGCGAGGACGGCGCCCGCCGGCCCGAGCACACCCCTGGGACCGTGGCCTGGCTCCTCGGCTACCCCGACACCTACGAGGTGGGGCTGCCCAACCAGGGCCTGCAGATCCTCTACGAGATCCTGAACGAGCGAGACGACGCGGTGGCCGAGCGGACCTACGCCCCGTGGGTCGACCTCGAGGCGCTCATGCGCCGGGACGGTGTGCCCCTCTTCTCGGTCGACACCCACCGCCCTGCGGCCGACTTCGACCTGCTGGCGTTCAACCTCGCCGCCGAGCTCACCTACACCAACCTCTTGAACATGGTGGACCTGGCGGGGGTGGCGGTGCGCGCTGCCGACCGGACGGCGGCAGATCCGCTCGTGGTCATCGGGGGCCACTGCAGCTACAACCCCGAGCCGCTCGCCGACTTCGTCGACGCTGTGGCGCTCGGCGACGGCGAGGAGCTGGTGGGGGAGATCACCGAGGTCGTCGCCGCCTGGAAGGCCAACGGCCGGGGCTCGCGCGACGAGGTGCTGCGGGCCCTCGCCGGTGTCCCGGGGGTCTACGTGCCTTCCCTCTACGACGTCGCCTTCGAGGGTGGCAGGCTTGCCTCGGTCGCGCCCAGGGCCCCCGAGGCGCCCGAGCGGGTCGAGAAGCGCACCATCGCCGACCTCGCCGACTGGCCCTACCCCAAGACCCAGCTGGTGCCGCTCACGGAGGTCGTGCACGACCGCCTCAACGTCGAGGTCTTCCGGGGCTGCACGCGGGGCTGCCGCTTCTGCCAGGCGGGCATGATCACCCGCCCGGTGCGCGAGCGCCCGGCCGAGCAGGTCCGCTCCATGATCGACGCCGGCCTGCGCCGGACCGGCTACGACCAGGTCGCCCTCACCTCGCTCTCCACCGCCGACTTCAGCGGCATCGAGCAGGTCGTGGCCGACACCGTCGACGACCCCGGCGCCTGCGGGCAGGTGTCGGTGAGCCTGCCGAGCCTGCGGGTCGACGCCTTCACCGTTGGCATCGCCGCCCAGATCCAGAAGGCCAAGCGGACCGGGCTCACCTTCGCGCCCGAGGCCGGCACCTGGCGGATGCGCCAGGTCATCAACAAGCTCATCGTGGAGGACGACCTCTACGAGGCGGTCGACGCCGCGTTCTCCCAGGGCTGGCGACGCATCAAGCTCTACTTCCTCGTGGGGCTGCCCACCGAGACCGACGAGGACACGCTCGGCATCGCCGACCTCGCACGTCGCTGTGTGGAGATCGGGCGCCGCCACACGGGCAGCGCCTCGGTCACGGTCTCCGTGGGCGGCTTCGTGCCCAAGGCCTTCACCCCGTTCCAGTGGTTCGGCCAGAACACGACGGTGGAGCTGCAGCGCAAGATCGACCTGCTCCGCAAGGCCACCAGCGGCGACCGTGGCGTCAAGGTGCGCTGGCACGACGCCGAGGCCACCCTCGTCGAGGGGATCATGAGCCGGGGCGACCGCCGGCTCGGCCCGGTCATCGAGCAGGTGTGGCGCGAGGGCGGGATCTTCCAGGAGTGGTCCGAGCACTTCGACCTCGCCCGCTGGACCGGCGCCATGGCCGACCACGGGCTCTCGGTCGACGACCACGTGCACCGCCACCGCACCGAAGACGAGGTCCTGCCCTGGGACCACCTCTCCGCAGGTCTCCACAAGGACTTCCTCTGGCAGGACTGGCGCGACGCCCTCGACGAGGTGGGTCTCGAGGACTGCCGCTGGACCCCCTGCTACGACTGCGGTGCGTGCACCGGCTACTCGATCGAGCACGTGGTGGCGTCCGCCGTGCCTCCGGCCGGAGGCTCCCAGGGCACCGCCCAGGGCGTGGCCGGCGTGGCGGTCGCCATCGGACGGCGGTCATCGTGA